One window of the Dendropsophus ebraccatus isolate aDenEbr1 chromosome 12, aDenEbr1.pat, whole genome shotgun sequence genome contains the following:
- the LOC138769141 gene encoding phospholipase A2 inhibitor and Ly6/PLAUR domain-containing protein-like isoform X3 has translation MLQHGLLYSYYSSTTWEVKAGASGHTVEQANRELNKKVPKTSYNFNGVVCPCCTSASDWCYTTETIRCTGDENRCILQIVEIPDLGSTVLRGCATQSMCDDGSVSESVDGLSVNMKITCTNGGRGVH, from the exons ATGCTGCAACACGGACTTCTGTACTCCTACTACTCCTCCAC CACTTGGGAGGTGAAGGCGGGTGCCAGCGGCCACACAGTGGAACAAGCAAACCGGGAGCTAAATAAAAAAG TACCTAAAACCAGCTACAACTTCAACGGAGTGGTCTGCCCATGTTGTACATCTGCCTCCGATTGGTGTTACACAACAGAGACTATACGATGCACAGGGGATGAGAACAGGTGTATTCTCCAGATAGTAGAAATACCAG ATTTGGGCTCGACAGTCCTTCGGGGGTGCGCAACACAATCCATGTGTGATGATGGTAGTGTGTCCGAAAGTGTTGATGGATTGTCAGTCAACATGAAGATTACCTGCACCAATGGGGGTAGAGGAGTCCATTAA